In one Mycobacteroides chelonae genomic region, the following are encoded:
- a CDS encoding MarR family winged helix-turn-helix transcriptional regulator has translation MADLELMFRELVRWEIGLWNAVDVRLRTDFDLPLSRYEPMRVIEQHGLCRVNDIATDLLITVGGTSKLVDRIEASGHCRRRPNPEDGRSSVIELTPSGKRLLARAKLALEEELSTRLGKVLSAGELQQFATILTKVRAAEQNSSAKNRGVL, from the coding sequence ATGGCAGATTTAGAGCTGATGTTCAGAGAGCTGGTCAGGTGGGAGATCGGGCTGTGGAACGCCGTGGATGTGCGACTGCGTACCGACTTTGATCTGCCGCTGAGTCGCTATGAGCCGATGCGGGTCATCGAGCAGCACGGCTTGTGTCGGGTAAACGACATCGCCACCGACTTGCTCATCACGGTAGGCGGTACCAGCAAGCTCGTCGACCGCATCGAAGCCTCCGGGCATTGTCGGCGTCGGCCCAATCCCGAAGACGGGCGCTCCTCGGTCATCGAATTGACGCCATCAGGCAAGCGTCTGCTAGCCCGGGCGAAATTGGCTCTGGAGGAAGAACTTTCCACCCGTTTGGGGAAGGTGCTATCCGCTGGCGAGCTACAGCAGTTCGCGACCATCTTGACCAAAGTCCGCGCAGCGGAACAAAACAGCAGTGCGAAGAATAGGGGAGTGTTGTGA
- a CDS encoding YybH family protein, producing MTNEHDVKTLLYTYEQALNNSDAALAASCYTAGGVFMPTAQPTATGDGLREAYEQIFSAIRLNVTFTIDELVIASDDIAYALTRSKGTQTVLADGTRSTESNREVFVLHKEDGAWKIARYMFNKSE from the coding sequence ATGACCAACGAACACGACGTCAAGACGCTGCTCTACACGTATGAGCAAGCGCTGAACAACAGCGACGCAGCCTTGGCCGCCTCTTGCTACACCGCCGGCGGAGTCTTCATGCCGACTGCTCAGCCCACCGCGACAGGGGATGGATTGCGTGAAGCATATGAACAAATCTTCAGTGCCATCCGCCTCAACGTGACGTTCACCATCGATGAACTCGTCATAGCGAGTGACGACATCGCGTATGCCCTAACTCGCAGCAAAGGCACTCAGACCGTGCTGGCCGACGGCACCCGAAGCACCGAGTCCAACCGCGAGGTGTTTGTCCTCCACAAAGAAGACGGTGCGTGGAAAATAGCCCGATACATGTTCAACAAGTCCGAATAA
- a CDS encoding winged helix-turn-helix transcriptional regulator, whose amino-acid sequence MSASSQPVDDWLGNLFDTECPTRIVLDRVGDKWTVLVVAALADGPLRFTVLRDRVGGITSKVLTSTLRSMLRDGLVKRMAYATVPPKVEYQLTELGVSLREPIDQLRVWAERNVAQIVRNREAHDGDLSSTDAVR is encoded by the coding sequence ATGTCTGCCTCGTCACAGCCCGTGGATGACTGGTTGGGAAACCTGTTCGACACGGAATGCCCCACCCGGATCGTGTTGGACAGAGTCGGGGATAAGTGGACAGTCCTGGTGGTCGCGGCCCTTGCCGACGGACCCTTGCGGTTTACTGTCCTGCGCGATCGCGTCGGCGGCATTACCAGCAAAGTGCTCACGTCCACGCTGCGCTCGATGCTCCGCGACGGGCTGGTGAAGCGAATGGCTTATGCCACGGTCCCGCCGAAAGTGGAGTACCAGCTGACCGAGTTGGGCGTTTCGCTTCGCGAGCCCATCGACCAATTGCGGGTGTGGGCAGAGCGCAATGTGGCGCAAATCGTGCGCAACCGGGAAGCCCATGATGGGGACTTGTCATCAACCGACGCGGTCAGGTGA
- a CDS encoding NADH:flavin oxidoreductase, with product MGNDAAGVPDVLAPARLGPITLRNRTIKAATFEAASPDAFVTDDLIEYHRRPALGGVGMTTVAYCAVAPEGRTEYGQVWMREEALPGLRRLTGAIHDTGAAVSAQIGHAGPVANARSNGSRALSPIRFFNPLGMKFARRASTSDIEGVIAAHANAARLAIEAGFDAVEIHLGHGYFVSSFLSPLFNRRSDEYGGSLANRAKVARAVVQAVRKVAGDRLAVTAKLTMTDGIRGGIPIEESLQTAKWLQEDGGLDALELTAGSSLVNPMYLFRGEVPIRELASGFPKPMGWGVRLTGKKFFRSYPYRDAFLLDDARRFRAELDMPLILLGGIAGGDTMDLAMAEGFDFVAMGRALLADPDLVNRVAADRAAHSRCTHCNQCMATIFSRTHCVLT from the coding sequence ATGGGCAATGACGCCGCTGGAGTTCCCGACGTGTTGGCGCCCGCGCGACTCGGCCCCATCACATTGCGCAACCGGACAATCAAGGCCGCCACATTCGAGGCCGCCTCACCGGACGCTTTCGTCACCGACGATCTCATCGAGTATCACCGCAGACCCGCACTCGGCGGGGTCGGCATGACAACGGTTGCCTATTGCGCCGTCGCCCCCGAGGGACGCACCGAATACGGCCAGGTCTGGATGCGTGAAGAGGCCCTGCCCGGGCTGCGGCGCCTCACCGGCGCCATCCACGACACCGGCGCCGCCGTCTCGGCGCAGATCGGCCATGCCGGTCCGGTGGCCAATGCGCGATCGAACGGGTCACGTGCCCTGTCCCCGATCCGGTTCTTCAACCCGTTGGGCATGAAATTCGCCCGCCGGGCCAGCACTTCCGATATCGAGGGCGTGATTGCCGCGCACGCGAACGCGGCCCGGCTTGCCATCGAGGCCGGTTTCGACGCCGTCGAAATCCACTTGGGCCATGGCTATTTCGTGAGTTCCTTCCTGAGCCCACTGTTCAACAGGCGCAGCGATGAGTACGGCGGATCGCTGGCCAACCGCGCCAAGGTGGCGCGCGCGGTGGTGCAAGCAGTGCGGAAGGTGGCCGGCGATCGGCTGGCGGTGACCGCGAAACTCACCATGACCGACGGCATCCGCGGCGGCATCCCGATCGAGGAGTCTTTGCAAACCGCGAAATGGCTGCAAGAAGACGGCGGACTCGATGCCCTGGAACTGACTGCGGGATCCTCTCTGGTCAACCCCATGTACTTGTTCCGCGGCGAGGTGCCGATCCGTGAGCTCGCCAGCGGCTTCCCCAAACCCATGGGTTGGGGCGTGCGGCTCACCGGAAAGAAGTTCTTCCGGTCCTATCCCTACCGCGACGCCTTCCTACTGGACGATGCCCGCCGGTTTCGCGCCGAACTGGACATGCCCCTGATCCTCTTGGGCGGAATCGCCGGCGGCGACACCATGGACCTGGCGATGGCGGAGGGCTTCGATTTCGTGGCCATGGGACGTGCGCTGCTGGCCGATCCGGATCTGGTGAATCGGGTGGCGGCCGACCGGGCCGCCCATTCCCGATGCACCCACTGCAATCAGTGCATGGCCACGATTTTCAGCAGAACCCACTGCGTGCTCACATAG
- a CDS encoding pentapeptide repeat-containing protein, with protein sequence MAEHWTDREITGETFYDEDFRELRTERVVFTECDFSGANLTESLHVGSAFRNCTFRRTSLWHSEFRQCSLLGSTLTDCRVRPSKFTETDFTLSSLGGLDLREMDLSDCRFREANLVGTDMRKANLHGADFTGARTQNLKLDGADLRGARIDPTLWTTATLMAAKVDLPQAVAYAAGHGLDVHGG encoded by the coding sequence ATGGCCGAGCACTGGACTGACCGTGAGATCACCGGAGAGACCTTCTACGACGAGGACTTTCGTGAACTGCGCACCGAGCGCGTGGTTTTCACCGAGTGCGACTTCAGCGGCGCCAATCTCACCGAGTCGCTGCATGTCGGCTCCGCCTTCCGGAACTGCACCTTCCGCCGCACATCGCTATGGCATTCGGAGTTCCGCCAGTGCAGCTTGCTGGGCTCCACGCTCACCGACTGCCGGGTGCGCCCTTCGAAGTTCACCGAGACCGACTTCACGCTGTCCTCGCTCGGCGGGCTCGATCTGCGTGAGATGGACCTGTCGGACTGCCGTTTCCGGGAGGCCAACCTGGTCGGCACCGATATGCGCAAGGCCAATCTGCACGGCGCCGACTTCACCGGTGCCCGCACGCAGAATCTCAAACTCGACGGTGCGGACCTGCGGGGTGCCCGCATTGACCCGACGTTGTGGACCACCGCAACCCTGATGGCCGCGAAAGTCGATCTGCCCCAAGCCGTCGCGTATGCCGCAGGGCACGGACTGGACGTGCACGGCGGCTAA
- a CDS encoding NAD(P)-dependent oxidoreductase, whose protein sequence is MKIAIFGATGMVGSRIAAELRGRGHEVTGYSRRGSDTAGAGTLSDSTLVATVAAGHDAVVSAIGPSRAGEPHSEFIDAISTAAANLHGTRLFVVGGAGTLRVNGIRLVDSPEFPEAYRAEALTQAAALEILERTGQDVDWVYLSPAPLIEPGERTGSYRVAGDSPAGQRISAEDFAVAVADELEHPAHRHERFTVAN, encoded by the coding sequence ATGAAAATCGCGATATTCGGCGCAACCGGAATGGTCGGCTCGCGGATCGCCGCCGAGCTACGCGGACGCGGACACGAGGTGACCGGTTACAGCCGCCGAGGTAGTGACACCGCCGGTGCCGGAACACTCTCCGACAGCACTCTCGTGGCAACAGTCGCTGCCGGGCATGACGCTGTGGTCTCCGCGATCGGACCAAGCCGCGCCGGTGAACCACACAGCGAATTCATCGACGCGATCAGCACAGCCGCCGCAAACCTCCACGGCACCCGGCTGTTCGTCGTCGGCGGTGCGGGAACGCTCCGTGTCAACGGAATACGCCTGGTCGACTCCCCAGAGTTCCCGGAGGCGTACCGCGCCGAGGCACTGACTCAGGCTGCCGCGCTGGAGATACTCGAGCGGACCGGACAAGACGTGGACTGGGTGTACCTCTCCCCGGCGCCGCTCATCGAGCCGGGAGAGCGCACAGGTTCCTACCGCGTCGCAGGTGACTCCCCAGCGGGCCAGCGCATCTCGGCCGAAGATTTCGCGGTCGCGGTAGCCGACGAACTTGAACACCCGGCACACCGACACGAGCGATTTACGGTCGCCAATTGA
- a CDS encoding ATP-binding cassette domain-containing protein — translation MTGREAPTLTVVFDGDERKFAPGHDIHIGRDIHADVRITHPLVSRIHLIIRFVDGKWIAEDQRSLNGIFVNGRQVGWVEVRDDTVVNLGDPGGPRLTFALGGLGSETQLGIAPPTMRGPASGLQPAPYTGTQEHYPTGGYQSAPQTYGQPPSQQHPYGAPPSGPQTYGTSGPTRPRQQYPSEPTPVPPAAYAHEPVEPFGTRAMRALGIGGAPKPSPGAITVGRAPDNTIVVNDVLASRHHALLLPSAGGLEIQDLHTINGTFVNGVQVEQATVREGDTVTIGNVDLVVQDGTLVKPTTAARVGGLEVQGIDFTVEGGKKLLDNISFSAGPGSLTAVIGPSGAGKSTLARLIVGNTQPSAGKVSFEGHGVHAEYAVMRNRIGMVPQDDVVHPQLTVSQALHYAAELRLPPDTTKEDREQVVSRVLEELEMTKHAETRVDKLSGGQRKRASVAMELLTGPSLLILDEPTSGLDPALDRQVMSLMRQLADAGRVVVVVTHSLTYLSYCDQVLLLAPGGKTAYCGPPRSINQEMGTTDWADIFANAAADPDGVHQAYLARHPAANKPVTAPVQPGDLGKPPKTSLLRQVSTVARRQGRLILADRGYFIFLALLPFVLAGLVLSVPGSAGFNVALPDNPNEPGLLLALTNLGASFLGLALTIRDLIGERVIFRREQAVGLSATAYLLAKIVTYCGAAIVQSAIMTAVIVIVRGGPTQGAVLLGNANFELWVAVAATACAATVLGLVLSSLATSAEQVMPMLVIATMTQIVFSGGLIPVTGRAGLEQFSFLFPSRWGFAATAATTDLRKLVPVGPQDELWNHDAGTWLFDMGILALLALVMAGFVRWRIRLKG, via the coding sequence ATGACTGGTCGGGAAGCACCCACTCTCACGGTGGTATTCGACGGTGACGAGCGAAAGTTCGCGCCCGGGCACGATATTCATATCGGCCGCGATATCCACGCCGATGTACGCATCACGCACCCGTTGGTGTCGCGTATTCACCTGATAATCAGGTTCGTCGACGGTAAATGGATCGCCGAGGACCAGCGCAGCCTCAACGGCATCTTCGTCAACGGCCGTCAGGTCGGTTGGGTCGAGGTGCGGGATGACACCGTGGTCAACCTCGGCGACCCCGGCGGACCGCGGCTGACGTTCGCCCTGGGCGGTCTCGGCAGCGAAACGCAGCTGGGAATCGCTCCCCCCACCATGCGTGGTCCGGCCTCGGGTCTGCAGCCAGCCCCCTATACCGGCACTCAGGAGCACTACCCCACCGGCGGTTACCAATCCGCTCCGCAGACCTACGGGCAGCCGCCGAGCCAGCAGCACCCCTACGGCGCACCGCCCTCGGGGCCCCAAACCTATGGAACGTCCGGGCCCACCCGCCCGCGCCAGCAGTATCCGTCGGAACCCACCCCAGTGCCCCCCGCCGCCTACGCCCACGAGCCGGTCGAGCCGTTCGGCACCCGTGCGATGCGCGCGCTCGGCATCGGCGGCGCACCCAAACCGTCACCCGGTGCCATCACCGTCGGTCGCGCCCCCGACAACACGATCGTCGTCAACGACGTGTTGGCCTCGCGGCACCACGCCTTGTTGCTTCCGTCGGCCGGTGGCCTGGAAATCCAGGACCTGCACACCATCAACGGCACCTTCGTCAACGGTGTCCAGGTTGAACAGGCAACGGTGCGCGAGGGTGACACCGTCACCATCGGTAACGTCGACCTCGTCGTTCAAGACGGCACACTGGTCAAACCGACGACAGCCGCCCGCGTCGGCGGGCTTGAGGTGCAGGGTATCGACTTCACCGTCGAGGGCGGCAAGAAGCTGCTCGACAACATCAGCTTCTCCGCAGGCCCCGGATCACTCACCGCGGTCATCGGCCCATCAGGTGCCGGCAAGTCCACCCTGGCCCGGCTGATCGTCGGCAACACCCAACCGTCGGCGGGCAAGGTGTCCTTCGAAGGTCACGGGGTCCACGCCGAGTACGCCGTCATGCGAAACCGCATCGGCATGGTGCCACAGGACGATGTGGTGCACCCGCAGCTGACGGTGAGCCAGGCACTGCATTACGCCGCCGAGCTGCGATTGCCCCCGGATACCACCAAAGAAGACCGCGAACAGGTCGTGTCCCGGGTTCTTGAGGAACTCGAGATGACCAAGCACGCGGAGACGCGCGTCGACAAGCTCTCCGGCGGGCAGCGTAAGCGCGCCTCGGTGGCCATGGAGCTGTTGACCGGTCCGTCTCTGCTGATCCTGGACGAGCCCACCTCGGGCCTGGATCCGGCACTGGACCGTCAGGTGATGAGCCTGATGCGCCAGCTCGCCGACGCCGGCCGCGTAGTGGTGGTGGTGACGCACTCGCTGACCTATCTGAGCTACTGCGACCAGGTGCTGCTGCTGGCCCCCGGTGGCAAGACCGCATACTGCGGACCTCCACGCAGCATCAACCAAGAGATGGGCACGACCGACTGGGCCGACATCTTCGCCAATGCCGCGGCCGACCCGGACGGTGTGCACCAGGCCTATCTGGCCCGGCATCCCGCTGCGAACAAACCCGTCACCGCCCCGGTACAGCCTGGCGACCTCGGCAAGCCCCCGAAGACAAGTCTGCTGCGGCAGGTCTCCACGGTGGCGCGCCGCCAGGGACGGCTGATCCTAGCCGACCGCGGCTATTTCATCTTCTTGGCGCTACTGCCGTTCGTCCTTGCCGGATTGGTGTTGTCGGTACCCGGTAGTGCCGGTTTCAATGTGGCGTTGCCTGACAACCCGAACGAACCTGGACTGCTGCTGGCGCTGACGAACCTCGGTGCCAGCTTCCTGGGTCTGGCGCTGACCATCCGTGACCTGATCGGTGAACGGGTGATCTTCCGCCGTGAGCAGGCAGTGGGCCTGTCGGCCACCGCATATCTGCTCGCCAAGATCGTCACCTACTGCGGAGCCGCCATCGTGCAGTCCGCGATCATGACGGCCGTCATCGTGATCGTCCGCGGTGGACCGACGCAGGGCGCGGTGCTGCTCGGAAACGCGAACTTCGAGCTGTGGGTCGCCGTTGCCGCCACCGCATGCGCGGCCACCGTGCTGGGCCTGGTGCTGTCCTCACTAGCCACCTCCGCCGAGCAGGTGATGCCGATGCTGGTGATCGCCACCATGACGCAGATCGTCTTCAGCGGCGGACTCATCCCGGTGACGGGACGTGCGGGGCTGGAACAGTTCTCGTTCCTGTTCCCCTCGCGATGGGGCTTCGCAGCCACCGCCGCGACCACCGACCTGCGCAAGCTGGTGCCGGTGGGGCCGCAGGACGAGCTGTGGAATCACGATGCGGGAACCTGGCTGTTCGACATGGGCATCTTGGCGCTACTCGCGCTGGTGATGGCCGGATTCGTGCGCTGGCGCATCCGCCTCAAGGGCTGA
- a CDS encoding VOC family protein produces the protein MTGEPTYFEIGVPDAVRAQKFYLQLFGWTPHAMGETGQAWLETGGVRGGLHNDDEDRRIDVFFGVPDIEAAVSSVRKLGGEAEDPRPEEPDFGRFAFCRDDQGVRFGLHQPARHTA, from the coding sequence ATGACTGGTGAACCGACGTACTTCGAGATTGGTGTGCCCGATGCGGTACGCGCTCAGAAGTTCTACCTGCAGCTCTTCGGCTGGACACCGCACGCAATGGGTGAGACTGGGCAGGCTTGGCTTGAAACGGGGGGCGTGCGAGGCGGACTGCACAACGATGATGAGGACCGCCGGATCGACGTATTCTTCGGGGTCCCGGATATTGAGGCCGCAGTCTCATCCGTCCGCAAACTCGGCGGTGAAGCCGAAGATCCCAGACCTGAGGAGCCTGATTTCGGCAGGTTCGCATTCTGCAGGGACGACCAGGGCGTACGGTTCGGCCTGCATCAGCCTGCCCGCCACACTGCATGA
- a CDS encoding GNAT family N-acetyltransferase codes for MALSITVADFQDSALLAFLQAHLDDVAPTAPTESQHALDAVGLQDSGVRLWVARDGHDLVGTVALAQISAQHEELKSMRTDPNRRGQGIASMMLLYVLNDARNRGVNRVSLETGSMDFFAPARALYRKHGFIECGPFDSYIEDANSTFMTLAIQWSA; via the coding sequence GTGGCGCTCTCGATCACAGTGGCAGATTTCCAGGACAGTGCGCTTCTGGCATTCTTGCAGGCCCACCTGGACGATGTCGCGCCGACCGCGCCAACGGAGAGTCAGCACGCTCTAGATGCGGTGGGCCTGCAGGATTCCGGAGTCAGACTGTGGGTTGCCCGGGACGGGCACGATCTGGTCGGAACTGTTGCGCTGGCCCAGATCTCTGCACAACACGAGGAACTCAAGAGCATGCGGACCGACCCGAACCGACGGGGTCAAGGCATCGCCTCAATGATGCTTCTGTATGTCCTTAATGACGCCAGGAATCGTGGTGTGAACAGGGTTTCGTTGGAGACCGGCAGTATGGACTTCTTCGCTCCGGCCCGGGCGCTCTACCGTAAACACGGGTTTATTGAGTGTGGCCCCTTCGACTCCTACATCGAAGACGCCAACAGCACCTTCATGACGCTAGCCATCCAATGGTCGGCCTAG
- a CDS encoding zinc-binding alcohol dehydrogenase family protein, whose protein sequence is MTTTMRAIVLDAPGPPEALKIRQLPVPEPAEGWVLIAVKAFGLNRSELHTRLGLAEGVTFPRVLGIEATGVVAACPGGEFAVGQQVMAIMGGMGREFDGGYAEYTCVPVTQVTAFSSDLDWATIGAVPEMLQTSYGSLTVGLDAADGQSLLIRGGTSSIGMATAILAKQRNMTVFSTTRNPGKASALARIGVDHVLVDDGQIARQVRDLLPGGVDTALELVGTPTLPDTLRATRVHGVVCFTGMLSNQWTVDEFYPIEYIPRGVRLTSYGGGAADLPAHVLQEYLDGVASGNIAVPIDRVYAFDEIVEAHTAMEAGRASGKLVVTTT, encoded by the coding sequence GTGACCACGACCATGCGGGCCATCGTGCTGGACGCCCCCGGGCCTCCGGAAGCTCTGAAGATCCGGCAATTACCGGTCCCAGAACCGGCCGAAGGCTGGGTGCTTATTGCGGTGAAAGCGTTTGGCCTGAACAGATCTGAACTGCACACCCGCCTGGGCCTAGCGGAAGGAGTCACCTTTCCGAGGGTGCTCGGGATCGAAGCGACCGGTGTGGTGGCAGCGTGCCCTGGCGGTGAGTTCGCGGTGGGGCAGCAGGTGATGGCCATCATGGGTGGCATGGGCCGGGAATTCGATGGCGGATATGCCGAATACACCTGTGTGCCTGTTACGCAAGTGACCGCATTTTCCAGCGACCTGGACTGGGCCACGATTGGCGCGGTACCGGAGATGCTGCAAACGTCATATGGATCCTTGACGGTAGGACTGGATGCCGCGGACGGTCAGTCGCTCCTTATCCGGGGCGGCACATCCTCGATCGGCATGGCCACTGCGATCTTGGCCAAACAGCGCAATATGACTGTGTTTTCCACCACGCGGAACCCCGGAAAAGCCAGTGCGCTAGCCAGGATTGGCGTTGACCACGTCCTTGTCGACGACGGCCAGATAGCACGCCAAGTCCGTGATCTCCTCCCCGGCGGCGTCGATACCGCACTGGAACTTGTCGGTACCCCAACACTGCCCGACACTCTGCGTGCCACGCGCGTGCATGGGGTGGTGTGTTTCACCGGAATGTTGTCCAACCAGTGGACAGTGGATGAGTTCTATCCCATTGAGTACATCCCACGGGGCGTCCGCCTCACCTCGTACGGAGGAGGCGCCGCCGACCTACCCGCACATGTCCTACAGGAGTATCTCGACGGTGTCGCCTCCGGCAACATTGCTGTTCCTATCGATCGTGTCTACGCCTTCGACGAGATAGTCGAGGCGCACACGGCAATGGAAGCGGGCCGTGCGAGTGGGAAACTCGTTGTGACAACCACGTGA
- a CDS encoding AraC family transcriptional regulator, producing MRSPASYERGTTDEAAWRAVTTSADATLAGIAHGYTELREWSYRPVERSEVASVEPVLIIELDDPLLVADVADHASPRMWQAFGAGISQGPTSTLHSGTQHCVEVRLTPLGLYRMSGVAMDEVSNRVVSLEDLFGQNGRYLPERLAVEPDWTRRFDLLDSMFMRAVADGPEPDVEVEFAWDWLNRTGGTAIIGEILAEIGWSRARLARRFRSQVGLTPKAAARVLRFRRAMTLSAPGHRSLSSIALACSYFDQAHFNRDFRMLAGCSPREWAGLRHDDLLGCGIPMAGEHLYKTGADGGPSVGAIR from the coding sequence ATGCGCAGTCCGGCAAGTTATGAGCGTGGGACTACAGACGAAGCCGCCTGGCGGGCAGTGACTACATCTGCTGACGCCACGCTCGCCGGTATCGCGCACGGATATACCGAACTTCGCGAGTGGTCCTACCGGCCCGTCGAGCGCAGCGAGGTTGCCAGTGTCGAGCCGGTGCTCATCATCGAACTCGATGACCCGCTGCTTGTTGCCGATGTAGCGGATCATGCGTCCCCACGGATGTGGCAAGCATTCGGTGCGGGTATCAGCCAGGGGCCAACCTCCACGTTGCATTCGGGTACGCAGCACTGCGTTGAGGTGCGGCTGACGCCGCTCGGGTTGTATCGAATGTCCGGCGTGGCGATGGACGAAGTGAGCAATCGCGTGGTCAGTCTTGAAGACCTGTTCGGGCAGAACGGCCGATATCTACCCGAACGCCTTGCTGTTGAGCCTGATTGGACACGCCGTTTCGACCTGCTCGATTCGATGTTCATGCGCGCCGTGGCTGATGGACCCGAGCCTGACGTCGAGGTCGAATTTGCCTGGGATTGGCTGAATCGCACCGGTGGGACCGCGATCATCGGGGAGATACTCGCCGAGATCGGTTGGAGTCGTGCTCGATTGGCGAGACGTTTCCGCAGCCAAGTCGGACTGACACCCAAGGCGGCTGCACGCGTGCTTCGTTTCCGTCGCGCAATGACGTTGTCTGCACCGGGCCACCGATCGCTCTCCTCGATCGCATTGGCTTGCAGTTACTTTGACCAGGCGCATTTCAACAGAGACTTCCGGATGCTCGCTGGGTGTTCACCGCGGGAATGGGCCGGATTACGGCACGACGACTTGCTGGGATGCGGGATCCCCATGGCCGGCGAACATTTGTACAAGACGGGGGCGGATGGCGGGCCTAGCGTCGGTGCTATCAGATAA
- a CDS encoding tRNA (cytidine(34)-2'-O)-methyltransferase, whose translation MFRILFHEPRIAPNTGNAIRMVAGTGCELHLVQPLFDLSEAKVRRAGLDYHDMASVTVHESLSAAWESMHPQRVYAFTTHATVSYTDIAYQPGDVLLFGPEPTGLDAEVLDDPHITEKVRIPLLPGRRSLNLSNAAAIAAYEAWRQHGFEGSV comes from the coding sequence GTGTTCCGCATCCTTTTCCACGAACCCCGGATAGCCCCGAATACCGGCAATGCCATCCGGATGGTGGCGGGCACCGGGTGCGAGCTGCATCTGGTGCAGCCGCTATTCGACCTGTCGGAGGCCAAGGTGCGCCGCGCCGGCCTGGATTATCACGACATGGCGTCGGTGACGGTCCACGAAAGCCTTTCCGCTGCTTGGGAATCGATGCATCCACAACGGGTCTATGCCTTTACCACTCATGCGACCGTCAGCTACACCGACATCGCCTATCAGCCGGGTGATGTGCTGCTGTTCGGCCCCGAACCGACCGGCCTGGATGCCGAGGTCCTGGACGATCCACACATCACCGAGAAGGTACGCATCCCGCTGCTACCAGGGCGCAGATCACTCAACCTGTCCAATGCCGCAGCCATCGCCGCATACGAGGCCTGGCGTCAGCATGGTTTCGAAGGCAGCGTCTAA